In a single window of the Limnohabitans sp. 2KL-27 genome:
- a CDS encoding acyl-CoA thioesterase II, whose amino-acid sequence MARMHPFDEAIDLRACALQNAPHEFTGSTHPAYANMVGPFGGTTAAQLLQAALLHPDRLGEPVALTVNFAAPVADGEIRFVARPVRTNRSTQHWIIEAHQTDNQSEGVVATATAVFAVRRETWSNVEAVMPANVPAPYAVPRMPVKGMPAWPQRYDMRFVEGAFPTAFDEQEQTHSRSTLWVRDEPERAMDFASLAAMSDSFFPRIYVRRRRRAMIGTVSLTTYFHADSALLAQLGKRHVLGVAKALNYRHGYFDQTGELWSPEGQLLASTHQLVYFKD is encoded by the coding sequence ATGGCGCGCATGCACCCTTTTGACGAAGCCATTGACCTGCGCGCCTGTGCACTTCAGAACGCGCCCCACGAATTCACGGGTTCCACCCACCCGGCCTACGCCAACATGGTCGGCCCCTTTGGGGGGACCACCGCTGCACAGTTGTTGCAGGCCGCCTTGTTGCACCCCGATCGCTTGGGCGAGCCGGTGGCGCTCACGGTGAACTTTGCGGCGCCAGTGGCCGATGGCGAGATCCGCTTTGTCGCGCGGCCCGTGCGCACCAACCGCTCCACACAGCACTGGATCATCGAAGCCCACCAGACCGACAATCAAAGCGAAGGCGTGGTGGCCACCGCCACCGCCGTGTTCGCAGTCCGGCGCGAGACCTGGTCCAATGTGGAAGCGGTCATGCCCGCCAATGTGCCCGCGCCCTATGCCGTGCCCCGCATGCCCGTGAAGGGCATGCCCGCTTGGCCCCAGCGCTACGACATGCGTTTTGTCGAAGGCGCTTTCCCGACGGCCTTTGACGAACAAGAACAAACCCACTCGCGCTCGACCCTGTGGGTGCGCGACGAACCCGAGCGGGCGATGGACTTTGCCTCGCTGGCGGCCATGAGCGACAGCTTTTTCCCACGCATCTATGTCCGCCGCCGCCGCCGGGCCATGATCGGCACGGTGTCACTGACCACTTATTTCCACGCCGACAGCGCCTTGCTGGCGCAGCTGGGCAAGCGCCACGTGCTGGGCGTGGCCAAGGCCCTCAATTACCGCCACGGCTACTTTGACCAGACGGGCGAACTCTGGAGCCCCGAGGGCCAGCTGCTGGCCAGCACGCACCAACTGGTGTATTTCAAGGATTGA
- a CDS encoding NAD(P)/FAD-dependent oxidoreductase, translating to MEQVDAVVIGAGVVGLAVGRALALSGREVLVLESENAIGTGTSSRNSEVIHAGIYYPAGSLKARLCVQGKQMLYAYCAERGVAHQRLGKLIVATSPEQVLALEGIRAKAAANGVHDLQKLTAAQAQALEPALACEAALLSPSTGVIDSHGYMLALQGDMENAGGLLALVSPVQHIGLQHGTPTHPIRVTTKDGTELACQVLVNAAGLSAVALARGMAGLDPSLLPQAHYAKGNYFTLAGKAPFSRLIYPVPEAAGLGVHLTLDLGGQAKFGPDVQWVDDPADLQVDPRRGDAFYAEVRKYWPALQDGALQPGYAGMRPKINAPHETAADFMVQGPAEHGVPGLVNLLGIESPGLTSSLAMADEVCARLA from the coding sequence ATGGAACAAGTGGATGCTGTCGTGATCGGGGCCGGCGTGGTCGGCCTGGCTGTGGGGCGGGCGCTGGCGCTGTCGGGCCGCGAGGTGTTGGTGCTCGAATCGGAAAACGCCATTGGCACGGGCACCAGCTCGCGCAACAGCGAGGTCATCCACGCGGGCATTTATTACCCGGCTGGCTCCCTCAAGGCGCGCTTGTGTGTGCAGGGCAAGCAGATGCTTTACGCCTATTGCGCCGAACGCGGCGTGGCGCACCAGCGCCTGGGCAAGCTGATCGTGGCCACCAGCCCGGAGCAAGTGCTGGCGCTCGAAGGCATCAGGGCCAAAGCCGCCGCCAACGGCGTGCATGACCTGCAAAAACTCACGGCTGCCCAGGCCCAAGCGTTGGAGCCTGCGCTGGCTTGCGAAGCGGCGCTGCTGTCGCCCAGCACTGGCGTGATTGACAGTCACGGCTACATGCTCGCCTTGCAAGGGGATATGGAAAACGCAGGCGGTCTGCTGGCGCTGGTCTCGCCCGTGCAGCACATCGGGCTGCAACACGGCACGCCCACGCACCCCATCCGCGTGACCACGAAAGACGGCACCGAGCTGGCCTGCCAAGTGCTGGTCAATGCTGCGGGTCTGAGCGCGGTGGCGCTGGCGCGCGGCATGGCTGGACTGGATCCCTCCCTGCTGCCGCAAGCCCATTACGCCAAAGGCAACTACTTCACCTTGGCAGGCAAGGCGCCGTTTTCCCGTTTGATCTACCCCGTGCCCGAAGCGGCGGGGCTGGGCGTGCACCTCACGCTGGATCTGGGTGGGCAGGCCAAGTTCGGCCCGGATGTGCAATGGGTCGATGACCCTGCCGACCTGCAGGTGGACCCGCGCCGGGGCGACGCCTTTTATGCCGAGGTGCGCAAATACTGGCCCGCTTTGCAAGATGGTGCACTGCAACCGGGCTATGCCGGCATGCGTCCGAAGATCAACGCCCCGCACGAAACGGCGGCCGACTTCATGGTCCAGGGCCCGGCCGAGCACGGTGTGCCAGGGCTGGTGAATTTGTTGGGCATCGAGTCGCCAGGCCTGACCAGTTCGCTGGCGATGGCTGACGAGGTCTGTGCCCGCCTGGCTTGA
- a CDS encoding SDR family NAD(P)-dependent oxidoreductase, which produces MSLFNLTGKVAVVTGSSRGIGRSIAHQLARQGAKVVVSSRKLDACEVVVQEIQAAGGEAMAIAASISSKEQLQNLIEQTRAAWGPIDILVCNAATNPYYGPTTGMSDEVFDKVMRNNVLSNTWLCTMVYPDMKAKKDGAIVIVSSIGGLHGSAIIGAYNISKAADMQLARNLAVEWGPDNIRVNCIAPGLIKTDFAKALHEDPVLSAKYNNETPLRRMGEPDDIGGVAVFLASRAGQYVTGQTIVADGGMMIR; this is translated from the coding sequence ATGTCGCTGTTCAATCTCACAGGGAAAGTCGCCGTCGTCACGGGCTCCAGCCGGGGCATTGGCCGATCGATCGCGCACCAATTGGCCCGCCAAGGCGCCAAGGTGGTCGTGTCCAGCCGCAAGCTGGACGCCTGCGAAGTGGTGGTCCAGGAAATCCAGGCCGCTGGCGGCGAGGCCATGGCAATAGCGGCCAGCATCTCCAGCAAAGAGCAGTTGCAAAACCTGATCGAGCAGACCCGTGCCGCGTGGGGGCCCATCGACATCCTGGTGTGCAACGCGGCCACCAACCCGTATTACGGCCCCACCACAGGCATGAGCGACGAGGTGTTCGACAAGGTCATGCGCAACAACGTGTTGTCCAACACTTGGCTGTGCACCATGGTTTATCCGGACATGAAGGCCAAGAAGGACGGTGCGATCGTGATCGTGTCTTCCATTGGCGGCCTGCACGGCTCGGCCATCATCGGCGCGTACAACATCTCCAAAGCCGCCGACATGCAGCTCGCGCGCAACCTGGCGGTGGAATGGGGCCCAGACAATATCCGCGTGAACTGCATCGCCCCAGGCCTGATCAAAACGGACTTTGCCAAGGCGCTGCACGAGGACCCGGTGCTGAGCGCCAAGTACAACAACGAGACCCCGCTGCGCCGCATGGGCGAGCCGGACGACATTGGCGGTGTGGCGGTGTTTTTGGCCAGTCGGGCTGGGCAGTATGTGACGGGTCAGACCATCGTTGCGGATGGCGGGATGATGATTCGCTGA
- a CDS encoding superoxide dismutase — protein MEHTLPALPYAIDALAPHYSQETLEFHHGKHHNAYVVNLNNLQKGTEFESMSLEEIIKKSSGGVYNNSAQIWNHTFFWNCMKPNGGGEPTGALATAINAKFGSYAAFKEAFVKSAVGNFGSGWTWLVKKADGSVDIVNMGAAGTPLTTGDTALLTVDVWEHAYYIDYRNMRPKFVETFLDKLVNWSFAEKNFA, from the coding sequence ATGGAACACACCTTGCCCGCTCTGCCTTATGCCATCGACGCATTGGCCCCCCATTACAGCCAGGAAACCCTGGAATTCCACCATGGCAAGCACCACAACGCCTATGTGGTGAACCTGAACAACCTGCAAAAAGGCACTGAATTCGAGAGCATGTCCCTCGAAGAGATCATCAAAAAATCCAGCGGTGGTGTGTACAACAACTCGGCCCAGATCTGGAACCACACCTTCTTCTGGAACTGCATGAAGCCCAACGGCGGCGGCGAGCCCACAGGCGCTTTGGCCACAGCCATCAACGCCAAGTTCGGCAGCTACGCCGCTTTCAAGGAAGCCTTCGTCAAGAGCGCCGTGGGCAATTTTGGCTCCGGCTGGACTTGGCTGGTCAAGAAAGCCGACGGCTCGGTCGACATCGTCAACATGGGCGCTGCCGGCACCCCCCTGACCACCGGTGACACCGCCTTGCTGACCGTGGACGTGTGGGAACACGCTTATTACATCGACTACCGCAACATGCGTCCCAAGTTCGTTGAGACTTTCCTCGACAAGCTGGTGAACTGGTCTTTCGCCGAGAAAAACTTCGCCTGA